Within the Thermosynechococcus sichuanensis E542 genome, the region GCCTTGGAGAGGCTGAGGCAGTGGACGATATTGCCGCCAAAAACAGGTGCCAGTTCCGTAAAGTTCAAACTGGGATAGGGGGGGCCATAGGCGGCATCAATGAGTACGGGAACCCCATAGGGCACAGCGAGATCAGCAATTTGCCGCACCTCAACATCCGTGAGCACATTCCCTGTCGGATTGCAGGGGCGGGAGAAGATGACGCATCCAGTCGTCTCATCAATGTGCAATTGTTGAAAGTCGGGACGATACTTAAAGGTGTGATCCGCTTCAAAAATCTCTAGGCGCGGACGATAGGCAACCACAGTATTGGGACTGAGACTGACGCCGCCGTAGCCCGTATATTCTGGACTCAAGGGGAGAACGACTTTCTTTAATTCACCGTTGGCGCTCAAGCCCCCAAAAGCATTAGTAGCAAAGAAGTAGATGGCCTGACTGCCGGGGGTGACCAAGACATTGCGCTCCGTCAGGTTCAAACCATAGCGACGATTAAAATCATCGACAACGGCAGCAATTAGGGGTTCATACCCTTGGCTTGTGCCGTAGCGGCAGACCACTTGGCCAAATTCTGGGCTGGCCATTAGCTCGTGGGTACAGTCGCGCCACAGTTGCTCCACCTCTGGAACAATGAGGGGGTTACCTGCACTCAGATTAATTAGGTCTTGACCACGATTCAGGCGCAGTGTCTCGATAATATCCTTCATAATTGCCCGAACTCCCGTCAGTTGGGACATTTGCTGGCCAATCTGGGAGAGTGCAGGATTCATAGGCAAAGGACATAGACAGTATTGGTTAGGATAGCATCTACGCTTCTATTGAGGGACAGATGGCATCAATAGACACGTTGACATCCTCCCTGCCCTAAAGGACAGGGATTCCTACGGCGCTCAGGCACGGCATTGAGCCGCTCCTGATTCGCTTCGGTGGGTTCCTGCTTCCGACCGCCAGTGCGGTTCGATCCACAGGCCATCCGGGCTGACGGCTTGCGCCGTCCCGCTGAAAGCGTCCAGCGTGTCCCGCCCTTCGTCTC harbors:
- a CDS encoding valine--pyruvate transaminase, with protein sequence MNPALSQIGQQMSQLTGVRAIMKDIIETLRLNRGQDLINLSAGNPLIVPEVEQLWRDCTHELMASPEFGQVVCRYGTSQGYEPLIAAVVDDFNRRYGLNLTERNVLVTPGSQAIYFFATNAFGGLSANGELKKVVLPLSPEYTGYGGVSLSPNTVVAYRPRLEIFEADHTFKYRPDFQQLHIDETTGCVIFSRPCNPTGNVLTDVEVRQIADLAVPYGVPVLIDAAYGPPYPSLNFTELAPVFGGNIVHCLSLSKAGLPGERVGIAIGDREILSVLEAFQTNACIHASRYGQAIAALAIANGALAEVSVNVIRPFYQRKFTVLEETLRTALPNDIPWFLHRGEGAIFAWLWLRDLPMTDWELYQHLKRAGVIVVPGSSFFPGLTEPWRHKQECLRISLTASDEEIALGMQRLAATITQVYQESPSRPYSDVLA